DNA from Streptomyces sp. NBC_01260:
TCGGCGGGCTGCTCGCGAAGGCGCTGGGCCGGGTCCCGATCGCCGGCGCCTCCTCGGAGGTAGAACTGCCCGACGGGCGACGGCTGCGGCTGACCGCGGAGTCCCCGGCGGGCCGCCGGAACAAGATCGTCACGGTACTGGTGGAGCCGGTGGCTCCGCCGGAGGAGGCGGCGGCATGACTCCGAAGGAGCTGAGGGCGTTCTGCCTGGGGTTCAACGCGAGCGCCGAGGAGTTCCCGTTCGGGCCGGAGGCGTCCGTCTTCAAGGTGCTGGGCAAGATGTTCGCGCTGAGCTCCCTGGACGCGCGGCCGCTGAAGGTGAACCTCAAGTGCGACCCCGACGACGCGGTGCGGCTCCGGGAGGAGCACGAGGCCGTGGCGCCGGGGTGGCACATGAACAAGCGGCACTGGAACACGGTGACCGTGTCCGGGCTGCCGGACGGAAGAGTGCGTGAGCTGATCGAGGACAGCTACGACCTGGTGGTGGCGGGGCTGCCGCGGGCGGAGCGCCTGCGGCTGGACCGGGCGTAGCGCCCGCTGGGCCCCGCGGGGCCCAGCTCCGCCGCAGCCCCGCGGCCACCACTCCCGCGGCGACGATCAGCAGCCCGGCGGCCACCGCCACCGCGATCCGGACCCCGTCGAACAGGGAGGCCTGCGTGGTCGCCACCACGCCGAGCAGCGGGATGCCGATCGTGAGGCCCACCTGCTGGGTCGTGGTGACCAGACCCGTCGCCAGACCCTGCTCCTCGTTCGGCACGCCCGAGGTGACGGTCAGCCCGTACGCGATGATCGCGCCCAGGTGGCACATGCTGGCCAGCGAGACCGCGACGGTCGCCAGCCAGATGCCGGAGTCCGTGTCGAGGCCCAGCAGCGCCGCGAAGAACAGGCCCTGGCCCAGCAGTGAGACGGACAGGGTCCGCCGGGCACCGATCCGGCCGATCACCTTCGGGGCGTACACCCCGGCCACGACCGAGGCAACGCCCTGCACGCCGAAGACCAGCCCGGTCCCGAAGGCCGACAGGTCCAGCACCTCCTGCAGATACAGGGTCAGGACGAAGACGACGGTGGTCATCATCGAGAAGGTGAGCAGCCCGCCCAGATTGCCGAAGGCCACCGTGCGGCGGCGGAGCATCGGCAGCGAGACCAGCGGGGCCGGCGCACGCGACTCGACCACCGCGAACGCGATGAGCAGGGCGGCCCCGGCGACCAGGGACACCTGCACGTCCGGGCGCCCGAATCCGTGCTCGGCCGCCGTGGAGAGGGCGTAGACCAGCGCGAGGAGCCCGCCGGTGACCGTCGCCGCACCCGGTACGTCGAGCCGCACCCGGTCGGGCGTACGGGACTCGGTGAGCAGCGCGGGGGCCGTCGCGAGGACCGCCACCGCGGCCACCGTCAGCAGCCCCATCGTGGAGCGCCAGCCCAGGGTGTCGGTGAGGGTCCCGCCGGCCACCATGCCGACGGTGATGCCGAGGGAGAGCAGCGTGCCGCTGATGCCGAGCGCACGGTCGCGCAGCGGCCCCTCCGGGAAGGTGGTGGTGAGCAGGGACATCCCGGTCGGCACGATCACCGCGGCGCCGAGCCCCTGGAGCGCCCGCCCGGTCAGGAACGCGGCCGGGTTCCAGGCGAGGGTGGCCAGCAGCGAGGCGGCCCCGAAGACGGCGAGGCCGGTGAGGAACATCCGGCGGCGGCCGTAGAGGTCGGCGATCCGGCCGAAGAGGAGCAGGAACCCGCCGGACGGCAGCGCGAACGCGGTGATCGCCCACTGCAGACCGGACCGGCTGAGGCCCAGGTCGTCGCCGAGGACGGGCAGCGCCACGTTCAGTACGGAGAAGTCGAGCGACACCATGAACTGGGCGGCGCACAGGACGAGGAGCACCAGCCGGGCCCGGCCGGTGAGCCGGTCCGGGGCGGGGGGTGCGGGAGGGGTGACAGCTGTGTGAGCGGGGGAGTGGATCGCCATGCCCATGAGCTTGCGGCCGCAGGAATATTCGTGGGGAGCGGGCTGCGCCGTGAGGAGGTCGCCGTCCTCGCCGGGGTGGGCGTCTCCTGGTACCAGTGGCTGGAGCAGGGCCGGGACATCACCGTGTCCCCGCAGGTGCTGGACTCCGTGGCCCGGGTGCTGCGGCTCAGCAGCGCCGAACGGCGTCACCTCTACGTGCTCGCCGGGCTCAACCCGCCCGCCCCGGAGGTCGATCCGGCCAACGTGGACATGTGCGCGGGGCTGCAGCGGCTGCTCGACAGCTGGATGCCGTACCCGGCGCACATCATGGACGCGTACTGGAACATCATCCTGTACAACAACGCGGCCTCGATGGTGTGGGGGATGGGGCCGGACCGGCCGCAGAACTGCGTGATCGCCTTCTTCACCGATCCGGTCCACCGCGGCCGGGAGCAGGACTGGCGGGAGACCGCGGCCGGAGTCGTCGCCCAGTTCCGGGCCGCCTGCTCCGAATGCCCCGACGACGACGGCTTCCGGGCGATCGTGGCCGAGGCGAAGGAGCGCAGTCCCGAGTTCGCCGAGCTCTGGGAGCGGCGGGACGTCGCGCCCGGCGGGCAGATGCGCAAGGAGCTGACGCATCCGGCGGTGGGCAAGCCGGTCGTGGAGGCCACCCAGTTGCGCATCCCGGCCCGCCCGGACCTGGCGATCGTGCTGCACAACCCGTGGCCGGAGACCGGCACGGAGGAGAAGCTCCGCTGGCTGGCCTCGCCCGAGGGGCGGCGGGGTTCGATGCGTCAGGTCCGGGGATGAGGGGGCCGGGCGCCCGCGTGCCGCGCCGGTCCGCAGGCTTCGTATGCTCGGCACATGACCGATAGCACCGACCTCGGCGCCGAGGACCGCAAGATCGTCACGCTGGCGCGCAGCGCCCGCGCCCGCAACGGTGTGCCGGAGGGCGCGGCCGTAAGGGACGAGACCGGACGTACGTATGTGGCGGGCACGGTGCAGCTGGAGTCGCTGCGCCTCAGCGCGTTGCGGACGGCCGTCGCCATGGCCGTGGCGAGCGGCGCCACCTCGCTGGAGGCGGCCGCGATCGTCTCCGAGGCCGAGACCCCTTCGGACGAGGACCGTGCCGCTGTCCGGGACCTGGGAGGGGCGGACACCCCGGTGCTGCTCGCCGGTCCGGACGGGGTTCTGCGGCTCAGTGTGACGGCGGGCTGACCTCCGCAGGACCGGCTCATCGGGTGCGAACGTCCCGCGTCCCATCGGTGCGGGGCGTTCGCACCTGGTGTGCGGGAAACATGGATCTTGACATCATCTGATGGCCCATCAGTCGGTGCATTTCGATCCCATTGACTTCTTTTCGGCCGGAGTCATCAATGGCCCCCTGCCGGCGCGGAAGAGCCGCTGCGCCGCAATTCCGCAGGAGGGGGCTCCATGAGTCCAGCCATTCGAAGATCCGACAGCCGGGGAACGCGGCGCCGAGGCCGCCGCTGGGCCGCCGCGCTGAGTGTGGGCGCGCTCGTCGTCGCCGGGGGAGGACTGCTCGCCGGGCCCGCCCAGGCCATGGCGGCGGCGTCCGTGGCGGTGGACTTCCCGACCCACTGCATCCCGCCCGCGATCGCCGGGATCCCGCCGATCGACGGGACGACGTCGGCGCAGATCAGTGTCGACAACGCGGCCCCGAAGGTCGGCGACACGGTCACGGTGACGTACACCGTCGTCAAGCCGGCCGCGAGCAACCCGGTCGATCTGGCGCTGCCCGCCGACATCATGACGCCGACCGGCAAGGTCACCGTCGCCGGTGCGCAGTCCGCCGGAATCACGGTGGCGGGCCCGAAGAAGAACGCTCCGGTGCCCGGCAAGGGCGCGTTCCCGTCGTTCTCCATGACCGGCACCTTCACGGTCACCGCGCCCGGCGAGATCACCCTCTCGCCCGGCGACTACAACATCCACACCAGCTACATCATGGAGCTGGACACACCCTGCACGGTCACCGATCCGCCCGCGCCCGTCTCCCAGACGATCATCGCGACGGACGGCGGCGGCCAGGTCAACGAGCGTGCCATCCAGCTCGGTACGGCCTCCGGAGCAGCCGGTGACCAGGTCAGCGTGACCGGGTCGAAGTTCACCGCGGGTGCGGCCGTCACCCTCGCCGGCCGGGCCGGGGGCTCCCAGACCGGCGACACGGCGACGGTCACGGCGGACGGATCGGGCGCCTTCACCGGACAGCTGACCGTCACCGACCCGTCGACCACCGGAATCGTCGCCTACGAGGGCGCCGGCTGGGACGCGGCCAAGGGCGCGGGCCCCCAGGCCTACACCGTCACCGGTGGCGGCGGAGAGACACCGGACGGCAGTCAGAAGCTGACCTCGTCCGTCAAGGCGGGCACGCTCTCCATGTCGCAGGCCGGGGACTCCGTCGAACTGTCGGCGGTCGACTTCGGCAAGGGCGGCGCATCCACCGGCGCCCTGCGGACGGTGACCGTCAAGGACTTCCGCGGCGGCCCCGCGGGCTGGTCGCTGACCGGAAAGGTCACCGACTTCCAGGGTCCGGCCGGTGCCACGATCGGCGCCTCCGCGCTCGGCTGGAGCCCGGCCTGCGCGGCGAAGGCCGGCAGCCCGAGCACCTGCGCGGCGGGTTCCGAGGGTTCGGTCGGCAGCGCGGGAGCCACTCTGGCCTCCACGCCGAACGGCGCCTTCACCGGAGGTGAGTTCACCGTCGACGCCCAGCTGTCGCTGGACGTGCCGGCGTACTCCGCCACCGGCGCCTACTCCGGAGTGCTCACGCTCACCCTGACGTGAGCCGGGACCACTGACCCACCGGTGGGCCGGGCGCGCACCCGGCCGGTCCACCCACCCCGCCAACGCGTGCACCCTGGGGGCCCGCACCGTGCGCAAGCTGTCCGTACTCCTTCTGACCGGCGCCCTGCTCCTGCTGGGCGCCCCCGCGGCCGGCGCCGCCGACAACGGCAGCTGGTCGGTCTTCCCGGCCGCCGCCGACACCGGCACCCGGCCGTACTTCTATCTCTCGGCCGACCCCGGAGCCACCCTCACCGACAAGGTGACCGTCAAGAACAAGACCGGCGACCCGCTGACGTTCCGGCTGTACGCGGCCGACGCGTACAACACCGAACGCGACGGCGGATTCGCGGTCCGCGCGCAGAACGAGAAGCAGCGATCCGTCGGCGCCTGGGCCAGGACCGACCGCGACCGGGTCACCGTGAAGCCGCACGGTTCGGTCACCGTGCCCGTCACGATCAAGGTCCCCGAGGACGCCGAACCGGGCGACCACCCCGGCGCCCTCGTCGCCCTGGACGAGCGCGTCGACCCCGCCGACGCGGGCGCCGTGGCCGTCGGCATCCAGAAGGCGGTCGGCGCCCGGATCTATCTGCGGGTCAACGGCCCGACGATGCCCGCGCTCTCCGTCGACGACGTCAAGGTCGAGCACACCCAGCCACTGGTCCCGGGCACCGGCACGTCCCGGGCCGTCATCTCGTACACGCTCCGCAACCGCGGCAACGTCACCCTCAGCCCCAAGGTCGCGCTCAAGGCCGAGGGGCTCTTCGGCCGCACCCTGCTCGCCCGCGAGCTGAAGCGGATTCCCTCCGAGCTGCTGCCCCGCCAGGAGGTCCGGCTCACCGAGGAGTGGAAGGGCGCGCCGCAGCTGGAGTGGGGCGAGGTCAAGCTGACCGCCAGCGCGCGCGACACCCGCGAGGCCGCCACCGCACCGTACTTCGCACTGCCCTGGCTGGTCGCCGGAGTGCTGCTGGTGCTTCTTGCCGGGGGCGCGGGGCTGTGGATACGGGCACGTCGGAGCCGTCGCCGCACGGCCTGAGACGAGGGGCCCGGCGGCCCCGCCGGCCGCCTTGGTGCGGCAGCGCCGCCGGGATCGGGGACAATGGGCGCCATGAGCGCTCGACCTAACCCAGAAGCTGCTGCGCAGCAGGCTGAGAACACCGCCCCGCACCGGGCCGGCTTCGCCTGCTTCGTGGGCCGTCCCAACGCGGGCAAGTCCACCCTTACGAACGCTCTGGTCGGCCAGAAGGTGGCGATCACGTCCAACCGGCCACAGACCACCCGGCACACGGTCCGCGGCATCGTGCACCGGCCGGACGCGCAGCTGATCCTGGTCGACACCCCCGGCCTCCACAAGCCGCGCACCCTGCTGGGCGAGCGTCTCAACGACGTCGTACGCACCACCTGGGCCGAGGTCGACGTCATCGGTTTCTGCCTGCCCGCCGACCAGAAGCTCGGCCCCGGCGACACGTACATCATCAAGGAACTCGCGGGCATCAGGAAGACGCCCAAGATCGCGATCATCACCAAGTCCGACCTGGTCGAGTCCAAGCAGCTCGCCGAACAGCTGCTGGCCGTCTCCCGCCTCGGCGAGGAGCTCGGCTTCGAGTGGGCGGAGATCATCCCGGTCTCGGCCGTCAAGGACGACCAGGTCGGTCTGCTGGCCGACCTGATCGCCCCGCTGCTCCCCGAGAGCCCGCCGCTCTACCCGGAGGGCGACCTCACCGACGAGCCCGAGATGGTCATGGTCGCCGAGCTGATCCGGGAGGCCGCGCTCGAAGGCGTACGGGACGAGCTGCCGCACTCCATCGCGGTCGTCGTCGAGGAGATGCTGCCGCGCGAGGACCGTCCGGCGGACAAGCCGCTGCTCGACATCCACGCCAACGTCTACATCGAGCGGCCCAGCCAGAAGGGCATCATCATCGGCCCCAAGGGCAAGCGGCTCAAGGACGTCGGCACCAAGTCGCGCAAGCACATCGAGGCGCTGCTCGGTACGCCGGTCTTCCTGGACCTGCACGTGAAGGTCGCCAAGGACTGGCAGCGGGACCCCAAGCAGCTGCGCAAGCTGGGGTTCTGAGCGGTCTCAGCCCTGCGCCGGTCTCACGCGCCCTCCTTCAGGACGCGTGCGACCAGTGCGCGCTGGGCGTCGGTCAGCCGCGGGTCCGCGCAGTGCACGGTCCGGTCGCCGACCGTGATCCGGTAGCCGAAGCCGTCCGGAACGCCGGCCGGCGGGGTGTCCCGGCCGCCGGTGAGTGCCGATTCGGCCAGGGTCTCCCATTCACGGGCGTCGGCCCGCCCGGAGGTGTCGATCTCGCGGTGGCGTGCGATACCGGCGAAACCACCGGTCCTGCTCACCTGGATCCGCATACGGTGTCCTTCCTCGACGGGCGGGCCTGGGGCTTCCGTTCGGATCATGCCTCATCCGAACGGAAGGCCCCCGTTGTCTAGACGGTCGGTACGCCCACCTCCGACCAGGCCTTGAGGACCGCCTCCGCCTCGTCCCCCTCGCCGAAGCGGCTGCGTGCCGCCGCGACGGTCAGCCGGGCGAAGGCCGCGAAGTCCGCGTCCACCGCCAGTTCACCACCGGTGAGCACATCGAACCAGAGCTGCCCGGCCCGCTCCCAGGAACTGCCGCCGAGCGCGGTCGCCAGCAGGTAGAACGCGCGGTTCGGGATTCCGGAGTTGAGGTGCACCCCGCCGTTGTCGTCGCCGGTGTGGATGTAGTCGTCCATGGACGCGGGCTGCGGGTCCTTGCCGAGCACGTCGTCGTCGTACGCGGTGCCGGGCGCCTTCATCGAGCGCAGCGCCACCCCCTGGACCCTGGGTGCCAGCAGGCCCGCACCGATCAGCCAGTCGGCCTGCTCCGCGGTCTGGCCCAGCGAGTACTGCTTGACCAGGGAACCGAACACGTCCGAGACGGACTCGTTGAGCGCGCCGGACTGGCCGTAGTAGCTCAGGTTGGCCGTGTACTGGGTCAGTCCGTGCGCCAGCTCGTGGGCGATGACGTCGATGGCGACGGTGAAGTCGAGGAAGATCTCCCCGTCCCCGTCGCCGAACACCATCTGCTCGCCGTCGAAGAAGGCGTTGTTGTACTTCTCGTCGTAGTGCACGGAGCCGATCAGCGGCAGCCCGTTGCCGTCGATCGAACGCCGCCCGTATTGCTTGAGCAGCAGTTCGAAGGTGGCTCCGAGGCCCGCGTACGCGCGGTTGACGCTGGCGTCGCCCGTGGGGTCCTCGCCCTCGGCGCGGACCTTGGTGCCGGGCAGGTCGGTGCCGTGCCGGCAGTCGTAGAGGGTGCGGTCGGGTTTGCCGGAGCGGTCGTCCTGCGGCGCGGGGGCGACGCGGGGCGGGACGGGCGTCGTCACCTGGCGGCGGGTGCGCCGGGCGGCGTCGGCCTCCAGGGTGCGGCGGGCCGGGCCCGCCAGGACGGGATCGTCGGACTGCGACAGCTTGTCGAGGACGTGGGGCGGCACGATGGTGCAGAAGACGGGGTGGGACCCGTGCTGAGTTCGAGGCTGCATGCACTCGACTGTGGCAGCGTGTGATCGCAATGTCACTGGTTGCCACCAGGATTGACGAAATAGAGTGATCGGTCACTGTTCACCCGTTACCGGTGCCCGGTCCCGCATACTGATACGGCACCGACCTCTCGGGCGTCGCTCGGCTAGTCTCTTCGCATCATGCGTTTCGGGCTGCTTCTTCTTAGCTGCCGCGGCGAGGGTCTGTAAGTCGTAGGCCGACCCCCTCCCCGCGGAGTCTTGTGTTGCAGCGACACGGTCGGCCTCCCCCGAGCTCTTGAAGAGCAGGGGGGACCCCCTCCGCCGGACTCCGAGGAGCCCCACGTCATGACCGCAGTGAATCCCGCTCAGACTCCCGTCGGCAACTCCGTCGGCCGCCCCACGCCGGTCACCAACGCCACGGGACTGCAGAAGCCGTCCGGGATGCCGATCGGCAAGTACGGCCGGTACGAGGCCGTCGAGATTCCCGACCGCACCTGGCCGGACAAGCGGGTCACGGTCGCTCCCCGCTGGCTCTCCACGGACCTGCGCGACGGGAACCAGGCGCTGATCGACCCGATGTCACCGGCCCGCAAGCGCGAGATGTTCGACCTGCTGGTGCGCATGGGCTACAAGGAGATCGAGGTCGGCTTCCCGTCCTCCGGCGAGACCGACTTCGCGTTCGTCCGCTCCATCATCGAAGAGGGCGCGATCCCCGAGGACGTGACGATCTCCGTCCTGACGCAGGCCCGCGAGGAACTGATCGAGCGGACCGTCGAATCACTGGTCGGGGCCCACCGCGCCACCGTTCACCTGTACAACGCGACCGCCCCCACCTTCCGCCGCGTGGTCTTCCGCGGGTCCAAGGAGCAGGTCAAGCAGATCGCCGTGGACGGCACCCGGCTGGTCATGGAGTACGCCGAGAAGATCCTGGGCGAGGAGACGATCTTCGGCTACCAGTACAGCCCGGAGATCTTCACCGACACCGAGCTGGACTTCGCCCTGGAGGTCTGTGAGGCGGTATGCGATGTCTGGCAGCCCGAGGAGGGCCGCGAGATCATCCTCAACCTGCCCGCCACCGTGGAGCGTTCGACGCCGTCCACGCACGCCGACCGGTTCGAGTGGATGTCGCGCAACCTGTCGCGCCGCGAGTTCGTCTGCCTGTCCGTCCACCCGCACAACGACCGCGGCACCGCCGTCGCCGCCGCCGAACTGGCCCTGATGGCCGGGGCGGACCGGATCGAGGGCTGCCTGTTCGGCCAGGGCGAGCGCACCGGCAACGTCGACCTGGTGACGCTGGGCATGAACCTCTTCTCGCAGGGCGTCGACCCGCAGATCGACTTCTCGCAGATCGACGAGATCCGCCGCACCAGCGAGTACTGCAACCAGATGGAGGTCCACCCGCGCCACCCCTACGCGGGCGACCTGGTCTACACCGCCTTCTCCGGCTCCCACCAGGACGCCATCAAGAAGGGCTTCGACGCCATGGAGGCCGACGCGGCCGCCCAGGGCAAGACCGTGGACGACATCGAGTGGGCGGTGCCCTACCTGCCGATCGACCCGAAGGACGTCGGCCGCAGTTACGAGGCGGTCATCCGGGTCAACTCGCAGTCCGGCAAGGGCGGAATCGCGTATGTCCTGAAGAACGACCACAAGCTGGACCTGCCGCGCCGGATGCAGATCGAGTACTCCCGGATCATTCAGGCCAAGACCGATGCCGAGGGCGGCGAGGTCACGCCGGCGCAGATCTGGACGACGTTCCAGGACGAGTACCTGCCCAACCCCGGCAACGCCGCGGCTCAGTGGGGCCGCGTGCAGCTGCGCACCGGCCAGACCACCACCGGCTCGGACGGCCAGGACACGATCACCGTCGAGGCGACCGTGGACGGCGCGGACACCGTGCTCACCGGCACCGGCAACGGCCCGATCTCGGCGTTCTTCGAAGCGCTGCAGGCCATCGGCATCGACGCCCGGCTGCTGGACTACACCGAGCACACGATGAGCGAGGGTGCGAGCGCCCAGGCCGCCTCGTACATCGAGTGCGCGATCGACGGGAAGGTCCTGTGGGGCATCGGCATCGACGCCAACACCACGCGGGCCTCGCTGAAGGCGGTCGTCTCGGCCGTCAACCGCGCCACCCGCTGACCCCCGTGCCCGAAAGGGCATGAAGCGGCACGGTTCGTGACCCCGTCCACCCGCACCCGGGAGGACGGGGTTCGGCCATCTCCGGGCGGTTGTGACGAGCGAGGTGCTGACGTCCTCTCGCGGATGTGGTTAACATCACGTCAACACGGCAATGTTGCCGAGGGGTACCTCCCGTGTCCTTGGGGCCACGGGGGAGTTACGGAGGTGTGCGACGTGCGGTCAGCCCTGGGACAACGCGCCATAAAGCTGCGTATCTGCGGCATCCGCACCATGTGGGACACCGTCGGTGACGGCGAGTTCTTCTGCACCGGCTGCGGGGGTGACCGCAACTACCGCCGCCTCACCGGACGCCTCCGGTTCGCCGTCCTCGGCGTACCGCTGCTGCGGCGCGGCACCGTGGGCCCGGTCGTCGAATGCGCCGCGTGCCACCACCACTTCGACACCGACACGCTCGACCACCCCACCACCACCCGGTTCTCCGCGATGCTCAAGGACGCCGTCCACACCGTGGCGCTCGGCGTCCTGGCGGCCGGCGGCACCACCTCCCGCACCGTCCTGGAGACCGCGGTCGCCACCGTGCGCGGCGCCGGATTCGACGACTGCACACAGGAGCAGCTCGCCACCGTCGTCGAGGTCCTCTCCGTCGACATAGGCCACGGCTCGGCGTTCGACCCGGCCGCCGAGGCCTGCGGCGCGGCCCTGGCCATCGAACTCCACGAGGCGCTGGAGCCCCTCGCCCCGCATCTGGCCCCCGCCGGACGCGAATCGATTCTGCTCCAGGGCGCCCGGATCGCGCTCGCCGACGGCCCGTACAGCCAGGCCGAACGCGAGGTGCTGACCACGGTCGGCGGGGCGCTCCAGCTCCGCGCCGAGGACACGGCCCGGCTGCTCGCCGCGGCGGCGCGTACGCCCTCCTGAGCCCTCCGGCGGGGCGGCCCGGTAAGTTGGCTCTCTTCGGGCGGCGAGAGCTCCCGGAGCCCCGATTGCGAGCTCCACGATGAGCGCCCAACCGTCCCTCGCACGACTGCGCCTCCATGCCGCGCTGGACCGCCTGGCCGTCACCTTCGCCGGTCTGACCGCCCGGTCCGACGAGCACAACTGCGTGTGCCACTGGGGCGATGCCGAAGAGCTCGCGCTGCTCAAGACGGCGGACGCGGAGCTGGACCCCGACCTCCTGCGGCGCACCTGGGACGCCCCCGACTGGACCGACCACGCGTCCGTCCTGCGCCGGATCCTGCCCCAGTTCGCCCGGACCCTCGTCGGCGGCCCTGTCGCCCCCTGGCAGGCGGAGGCGGGCCGCTCGTTCGCCCGGGGCCGATGGCAGCGCTGGCCCGCCGAGCAGGCCGGGGCGGTCCGGGAGTTCCTGCACGCCTGGTGGGCCGACACCCTCACCGACCCGTCTCCCGCGGTGCCCGTCCCCGACGTCCTCGTCGTGATCACCGAGGCGTCCGCGGCCGTCGGCCCGTGGCTCGGCGTCTGGAAGACGCTGACAGGGCCGCCGGCCGACGCGCACCTGGCCGCCCTGGTCGAACAGTGGGAGTGGGAGCTGATCGGAGGCCAACTGCCCTGGAGCGGCTGGGACAACGAGGAGGAGATCCGCACCGAGCTGACCGCCTGGCTGGTCCGCAACGCACCCGCCAGGCTCCGCGCCCACGGCGCACCGCCGGAGCTGCTCAACCGGATACGGCTGCTCGGCCTCCCCTGCGCCGACCGCTGGGAGGACCCCGGCTGGGACGGCCGGCCCTACTGATCCGGCCGCCGCGCGGCTCACCGTCCCTTACTCCCGCCGGAGTAAGCCGGGGCGCCGCACCCTCCCCGGCGGTGGCGCGGATGGCGGTCTCCGGCGCGAGGAATCGGCCCCGGCCCGACGGGAGCCCGGACATGAACCAGACACCCGGACGGAAAGGGGGGCTCGTATGAGGGCCGCAACGCGGGACAGGGGCGAGCCGTCGCGGGCGCAACAGCGGAGCCGGTGGCGGATGCCGCCCTGGTGGTATCCCCTCCACGAACGGCACGACCCTGATGCACCAGG
Protein-coding regions in this window:
- a CDS encoding MmcQ/YjbR family DNA-binding protein, translated to MTPKELRAFCLGFNASAEEFPFGPEASVFKVLGKMFALSSLDARPLKVNLKCDPDDAVRLREEHEAVAPGWHMNKRHWNTVTVSGLPDGRVRELIEDSYDLVVAGLPRAERLRLDRA
- a CDS encoding helix-turn-helix transcriptional regulator codes for the protein MGSGLRREEVAVLAGVGVSWYQWLEQGRDITVSPQVLDSVARVLRLSSAERRHLYVLAGLNPPAPEVDPANVDMCAGLQRLLDSWMPYPAHIMDAYWNIILYNNAASMVWGMGPDRPQNCVIAFFTDPVHRGREQDWRETAAGVVAQFRAACSECPDDDGFRAIVAEAKERSPEFAELWERRDVAPGGQMRKELTHPAVGKPVVEATQLRIPARPDLAIVLHNPWPETGTEEKLRWLASPEGRRGSMRQVRG
- a CDS encoding cytidine deaminase; the encoded protein is MTDSTDLGAEDRKIVTLARSARARNGVPEGAAVRDETGRTYVAGTVQLESLRLSALRTAVAMAVASGATSLEAAAIVSEAETPSDEDRAAVRDLGGADTPVLLAGPDGVLRLSVTAG
- a CDS encoding beta-xylosidase, translated to MSPAIRRSDSRGTRRRGRRWAAALSVGALVVAGGGLLAGPAQAMAAASVAVDFPTHCIPPAIAGIPPIDGTTSAQISVDNAAPKVGDTVTVTYTVVKPAASNPVDLALPADIMTPTGKVTVAGAQSAGITVAGPKKNAPVPGKGAFPSFSMTGTFTVTAPGEITLSPGDYNIHTSYIMELDTPCTVTDPPAPVSQTIIATDGGGQVNERAIQLGTASGAAGDQVSVTGSKFTAGAAVTLAGRAGGSQTGDTATVTADGSGAFTGQLTVTDPSTTGIVAYEGAGWDAAKGAGPQAYTVTGGGGETPDGSQKLTSSVKAGTLSMSQAGDSVELSAVDFGKGGASTGALRTVTVKDFRGGPAGWSLTGKVTDFQGPAGATIGASALGWSPACAAKAGSPSTCAAGSEGSVGSAGATLASTPNGAFTGGEFTVDAQLSLDVPAYSATGAYSGVLTLTLT
- a CDS encoding WxL protein peptidoglycan domain-containing protein; this encodes MRKLSVLLLTGALLLLGAPAAGAADNGSWSVFPAAADTGTRPYFYLSADPGATLTDKVTVKNKTGDPLTFRLYAADAYNTERDGGFAVRAQNEKQRSVGAWARTDRDRVTVKPHGSVTVPVTIKVPEDAEPGDHPGALVALDERVDPADAGAVAVGIQKAVGARIYLRVNGPTMPALSVDDVKVEHTQPLVPGTGTSRAVISYTLRNRGNVTLSPKVALKAEGLFGRTLLARELKRIPSELLPRQEVRLTEEWKGAPQLEWGEVKLTASARDTREAATAPYFALPWLVAGVLLVLLAGGAGLWIRARRSRRRTA
- the era gene encoding GTPase Era; its protein translation is MGAMSARPNPEAAAQQAENTAPHRAGFACFVGRPNAGKSTLTNALVGQKVAITSNRPQTTRHTVRGIVHRPDAQLILVDTPGLHKPRTLLGERLNDVVRTTWAEVDVIGFCLPADQKLGPGDTYIIKELAGIRKTPKIAIITKSDLVESKQLAEQLLAVSRLGEELGFEWAEIIPVSAVKDDQVGLLADLIAPLLPESPPLYPEGDLTDEPEMVMVAELIREAALEGVRDELPHSIAVVVEEMLPREDRPADKPLLDIHANVYIERPSQKGIIIGPKGKRLKDVGTKSRKHIEALLGTPVFLDLHVKVAKDWQRDPKQLRKLGF
- a CDS encoding protealysin inhibitor emfourin, encoding MRIQVSRTGGFAGIARHREIDTSGRADAREWETLAESALTGGRDTPPAGVPDGFGYRITVGDRTVHCADPRLTDAQRALVARVLKEGA
- a CDS encoding M4 family metallopeptidase, which produces MQPRTQHGSHPVFCTIVPPHVLDKLSQSDDPVLAGPARRTLEADAARRTRRQVTTPVPPRVAPAPQDDRSGKPDRTLYDCRHGTDLPGTKVRAEGEDPTGDASVNRAYAGLGATFELLLKQYGRRSIDGNGLPLIGSVHYDEKYNNAFFDGEQMVFGDGDGEIFLDFTVAIDVIAHELAHGLTQYTANLSYYGQSGALNESVSDVFGSLVKQYSLGQTAEQADWLIGAGLLAPRVQGVALRSMKAPGTAYDDDVLGKDPQPASMDDYIHTGDDNGGVHLNSGIPNRAFYLLATALGGSSWERAGQLWFDVLTGGELAVDADFAAFARLTVAAARSRFGEGDEAEAVLKAWSEVGVPTV
- the leuA gene encoding 2-isopropylmalate synthase; its protein translation is MTAVNPAQTPVGNSVGRPTPVTNATGLQKPSGMPIGKYGRYEAVEIPDRTWPDKRVTVAPRWLSTDLRDGNQALIDPMSPARKREMFDLLVRMGYKEIEVGFPSSGETDFAFVRSIIEEGAIPEDVTISVLTQAREELIERTVESLVGAHRATVHLYNATAPTFRRVVFRGSKEQVKQIAVDGTRLVMEYAEKILGEETIFGYQYSPEIFTDTELDFALEVCEAVCDVWQPEEGREIILNLPATVERSTPSTHADRFEWMSRNLSRREFVCLSVHPHNDRGTAVAAAELALMAGADRIEGCLFGQGERTGNVDLVTLGMNLFSQGVDPQIDFSQIDEIRRTSEYCNQMEVHPRHPYAGDLVYTAFSGSHQDAIKKGFDAMEADAAAQGKTVDDIEWAVPYLPIDPKDVGRSYEAVIRVNSQSGKGGIAYVLKNDHKLDLPRRMQIEYSRIIQAKTDAEGGEVTPAQIWTTFQDEYLPNPGNAAAQWGRVQLRTGQTTTGSDGQDTITVEATVDGADTVLTGTGNGPISAFFEALQAIGIDARLLDYTEHTMSEGASAQAASYIECAIDGKVLWGIGIDANTTRASLKAVVSAVNRATR
- a CDS encoding TerB family tellurite resistance protein; protein product: MRSALGQRAIKLRICGIRTMWDTVGDGEFFCTGCGGDRNYRRLTGRLRFAVLGVPLLRRGTVGPVVECAACHHHFDTDTLDHPTTTRFSAMLKDAVHTVALGVLAAGGTTSRTVLETAVATVRGAGFDDCTQEQLATVVEVLSVDIGHGSAFDPAAEACGAALAIELHEALEPLAPHLAPAGRESILLQGARIALADGPYSQAEREVLTTVGGALQLRAEDTARLLAAAARTPS